From a single Bacillus gobiensis genomic region:
- a CDS encoding hydroxyacid dehydrogenase, whose product MLNGLFILDDCQLVYGSVYKEIEKMVRIYELPQTKESIIQNPSLLEKADVLFTGWGCPVMDQEFLKSAPNLKAVFYGAGSIKHVVTKEFWERQIQITSAFAANAVPVAEFSLSQILFSLKRGWNYVNQVKKERKYPVKFEVPGAYHSIVGIISLGMIGRKVCELLKPFDLTVIAYDPYVSKEEAKALNVQLCSLEELFQVSDVVSIHTPLIKETEGMITGHHIHSMKKNATFINTSRGAVVRESDAIEVLESRPDLFAVLDVTSPEPPSQNSRLFSLDNVILTPHIAGSLSKECERMGEYMAEEAKRYIEGRPMKWEITREIASTMA is encoded by the coding sequence GTGCTGAATGGATTATTTATACTAGATGATTGTCAACTTGTTTACGGCAGTGTTTATAAAGAAATTGAAAAAATGGTGCGGATTTATGAGCTGCCGCAAACGAAAGAATCCATTATACAAAATCCATCCCTTTTAGAGAAAGCAGACGTTTTATTTACTGGCTGGGGCTGTCCGGTGATGGATCAGGAATTTTTAAAATCTGCCCCGAATTTAAAAGCTGTTTTTTACGGGGCAGGATCCATAAAGCATGTCGTAACGAAAGAATTTTGGGAAAGGCAAATTCAAATTACAAGTGCATTTGCCGCAAACGCTGTACCTGTTGCTGAATTCTCTTTGTCACAGATTCTGTTTTCTTTAAAACGAGGCTGGAACTATGTCAATCAAGTAAAAAAAGAAAGAAAGTATCCTGTAAAGTTTGAAGTGCCTGGAGCTTACCATTCAATTGTCGGAATTATCTCTCTCGGAATGATCGGAAGAAAAGTGTGCGAGCTGTTAAAGCCTTTTGATCTGACTGTCATCGCTTACGACCCTTACGTTTCAAAGGAGGAAGCAAAAGCGCTGAATGTCCAGCTTTGTTCATTGGAGGAGCTGTTCCAAGTATCAGACGTTGTTTCTATCCACACCCCTCTCATTAAAGAAACGGAAGGGATGATTACTGGACACCACATACATTCCATGAAGAAAAATGCCACATTTATTAATACATCAAGAGGAGCCGTTGTGCGGGAATCGGATGCAATCGAGGTACTTGAAAGTCGCCCCGATTTATTCGCTGTCCTGGACGTTACATCACCAGAACCCCCTTCGCAAAATTCACGTCTTTTTTCATTAGACAATGTTATTCTTACACCGCATATTGCTGGTTCTTTGTCAAAGGAGTGCGAGAGAATGGGTGAATATATGGCTGAAGAAGCCAAGCGATATATCGAAGGCAGACCAATGAAATGGGAAATCACCAGGGAAATTGCCTCTACAATGGCTTAA
- a CDS encoding sugar-binding protein — MVKRVGITCLIACLLLSGVFSTPFIDIGKAEEGAFIPFEELKDSFGNGKYAPVLANTGIEIDGQLDEWNDYMSVVLPSDPKKQVYINGWGGIDDLSAQVYFAHDDEALYIAASVKDNVHRTYPGSQMWNGDSLQMAFGYGEDKQFGPEYGFANANGEPDIWSWSNGSALVGKESVQMATEQTDNITIYEAKIPWNAIFAEKPTGPFPFSILFNDNDGAERRGWIEWTAGIGMAKDASHFAELDLIASDQKWDVWLDGTEELYAQETGQYTFFVPNYSDQPVELKISVPEANLEKTITVPAKQAYTETLNHAFPEIGTQSVTISAEEQATGETREDSQTVKVHPSKESMHSRLTSIESKLPELEHMLQEAKNQKIPIDYEQVDATVIKNFITYGRQDVDRDMPERAVYVIEDLEAKYNDAITRLRDYLDGSKKAKSVPRYVTGKPEIYQSSFIGNTVNSQTGLIQKRPIFFMGYGHFDQVRKDIPQFKNFGTNMIQIETGPNRVIFPPTYLDYWTISRNGNINADAGRDTSTAKSGQASLHFTNKTPKTPHVYIHANQRIKVKPNTTYEIKAWVKGREVQDVWFPGGKNWGTRHYFPRGTYDWMERTLQYKTGADETEFLFVILSENIIGDVWIDDVSMKEVGTDQNLLQNPGFETGGPAEGKEYAISKRTIENDIQNVLANAANHDVGVNLLLSPHYFPDFALKKWPELRSSNNGFYRFNFDHPKAKEIIGDYLRTLIPMIKDYPSLHSVTLTNEPTYQSSVDEHHLAKWHAYLAELYQGSIAELNRIYGTEYQSFEEVKMPTVLEATPHYYDWVEFNNTLFADWHKWMADLIKELAPELPVKTKIMGNKLHTQAELAQGIDPERFAAFNHINGNDNWNYIDEGEKGYLEELRFYDLQNSFRQAPVYNSEHHVIRDGNDDYTPEQAKHVRSVVWQGAIHGLSASALWVWDRTNDPTSVIYGSLLHRPDVVSAVGKTNLDLNRLSNEITAFQKDKAEVAILYSNPSLVYSTGYLPAVGSAYESLSYSGEKVRFISEKQIQEGKFDNIKLLIIPEATHVKKSTLNKLEVYSRDYGKKILILNQESLKFDEHNQSLPGDIRKKVFSRSKVIAETPTAPELRNVVIPMLSNMRLIKVMLMDAATNKPVYGVEWRSVVYNNRLLINIANYTDTAKDVYITINGIRISKWTDKINDVDSGGKTLKLQPKTPHLLSVPSF; from the coding sequence ATGGTGAAGCGGGTAGGGATTACATGTTTAATCGCATGCCTTCTGCTATCAGGCGTTTTCAGTACCCCCTTTATCGACATCGGAAAAGCTGAAGAGGGAGCATTTATTCCTTTTGAGGAGTTGAAAGACTCTTTTGGGAATGGGAAGTACGCCCCGGTTCTCGCCAACACGGGAATCGAAATAGATGGCCAATTGGATGAATGGAACGACTATATGAGTGTTGTTCTGCCGTCTGATCCTAAAAAACAAGTTTATATAAACGGATGGGGAGGTATAGATGACTTATCTGCTCAAGTCTATTTTGCCCATGACGATGAAGCGCTTTATATTGCCGCCTCTGTAAAGGATAATGTCCACCGGACTTATCCAGGCAGCCAGATGTGGAATGGTGACAGTCTTCAAATGGCATTCGGGTACGGTGAAGACAAACAATTTGGCCCTGAATACGGCTTCGCAAACGCAAATGGTGAACCGGATATATGGTCGTGGAGCAATGGATCAGCGTTAGTAGGCAAAGAGTCAGTACAGATGGCTACAGAACAAACCGATAACATCACGATTTATGAGGCGAAAATTCCGTGGAATGCTATATTTGCGGAAAAACCAACAGGACCGTTTCCGTTTTCAATCCTTTTCAACGATAATGATGGTGCGGAAAGGAGAGGCTGGATCGAATGGACGGCCGGAATCGGTATGGCAAAAGATGCCAGTCATTTTGCAGAGCTCGATTTGATTGCGTCTGATCAAAAATGGGATGTCTGGCTGGATGGAACAGAAGAATTATATGCGCAGGAAACGGGCCAATATACTTTTTTTGTGCCTAATTACAGTGACCAGCCTGTCGAACTGAAGATTTCTGTACCGGAAGCAAATCTTGAGAAAACGATAACGGTTCCTGCAAAGCAAGCGTATACTGAAACGCTGAATCATGCGTTTCCTGAGATTGGAACACAATCCGTGACAATTTCAGCTGAAGAACAGGCAACGGGTGAGACGAGGGAGGATTCACAAACAGTCAAAGTTCACCCGAGCAAGGAGTCGATGCACAGCAGGCTTACTTCAATTGAAAGCAAACTGCCTGAATTGGAGCATATGCTTCAAGAAGCGAAGAATCAGAAAATTCCGATTGATTATGAACAAGTCGATGCAACCGTTATTAAAAATTTCATCACATATGGGCGGCAGGATGTGGATCGAGACATGCCGGAGCGCGCTGTTTATGTAATCGAAGACCTGGAAGCCAAGTATAACGATGCCATAACACGGTTGCGAGATTATTTGGATGGCAGCAAAAAAGCGAAAAGTGTTCCACGCTATGTAACTGGAAAGCCTGAGATATATCAATCTTCATTTATCGGAAATACCGTTAACTCGCAAACAGGCTTAATACAAAAGCGCCCAATCTTTTTTATGGGCTACGGACATTTTGACCAGGTAAGAAAAGATATTCCGCAGTTTAAGAACTTTGGAACGAATATGATTCAAATCGAAACAGGTCCGAATCGGGTAATCTTCCCGCCAACTTATTTGGATTATTGGACCATTAGCCGAAACGGAAACATTAATGCCGATGCCGGAAGAGATACATCGACTGCGAAGTCCGGCCAGGCGTCGCTGCATTTTACAAATAAAACGCCGAAGACCCCTCATGTTTATATTCATGCCAATCAAAGAATCAAGGTTAAGCCGAATACCACATATGAAATAAAGGCATGGGTAAAAGGAAGAGAGGTTCAAGACGTTTGGTTTCCTGGTGGTAAAAACTGGGGTACAAGGCATTACTTTCCAAGAGGAACGTACGATTGGATGGAACGAACCTTGCAATATAAGACTGGAGCAGATGAGACAGAATTCCTCTTTGTGATCCTGTCTGAAAATATTATCGGCGACGTTTGGATCGATGATGTAAGTATGAAGGAAGTAGGTACAGATCAGAATCTTTTACAAAATCCAGGATTTGAAACTGGCGGTCCGGCAGAAGGCAAAGAATATGCCATATCAAAAAGAACTATAGAAAATGATATTCAAAACGTATTAGCTAACGCAGCAAATCATGATGTTGGCGTCAATTTGCTCCTGTCACCACATTATTTTCCAGATTTCGCTTTGAAAAAATGGCCGGAGCTAAGAAGCAGCAATAATGGATTTTACCGATTTAACTTTGATCATCCAAAAGCCAAAGAAATAATCGGTGATTACCTTCGCACACTTATACCAATGATAAAAGACTATCCGTCGCTGCATAGTGTAACGTTAACGAATGAGCCTACGTATCAATCAAGCGTCGACGAACACCATCTAGCTAAATGGCATGCTTATTTGGCCGAACTTTACCAAGGCAGTATTGCTGAACTTAACCGAATTTACGGAACAGAATACCAGTCCTTTGAAGAAGTCAAAATGCCAACCGTCTTGGAAGCAACCCCGCATTATTATGACTGGGTCGAGTTTAACAATACGTTATTCGCTGATTGGCACAAGTGGATGGCCGATTTGATTAAGGAGCTCGCACCGGAATTGCCGGTAAAAACGAAAATAATGGGCAATAAACTGCATACTCAAGCTGAACTTGCCCAAGGCATTGATCCGGAACGGTTTGCTGCCTTTAATCACATCAATGGTAACGATAACTGGAACTATATCGACGAAGGGGAAAAAGGATATCTTGAAGAACTAAGATTTTATGATTTGCAGAATTCCTTTAGACAAGCGCCTGTCTATAACTCAGAACACCATGTCATTCGTGACGGAAATGATGACTACACTCCGGAACAGGCAAAGCATGTTCGTTCTGTCGTTTGGCAAGGGGCTATTCACGGCCTAAGTGCATCCGCTCTATGGGTTTGGGACCGCACGAACGATCCGACCAGCGTAATTTATGGCAGTCTCCTGCATCGGCCAGATGTTGTATCGGCCGTTGGCAAGACCAATCTGGACTTGAACCGACTTTCCAATGAGATTACCGCTTTTCAGAAAGATAAAGCGGAAGTTGCGATTCTGTACTCGAATCCGTCGCTTGTCTATTCCACGGGATATCTTCCTGCGGTTGGGAGCGCTTACGAATCACTTAGCTATAGCGGTGAGAAGGTTCGGTTTATCTCTGAAAAACAGATTCAAGAAGGCAAGTTTGACAACATTAAGCTGCTTATCATACCTGAGGCTACCCATGTGAAAAAATCAACCTTGAATAAGCTTGAAGTCTATTCCAGAGATTACGGAAAGAAAATCCTTATTCTTAATCAGGAATCGTTAAAATTCGATGAACACAATCAGTCGCTGCCAGGAGATATCCGTAAGAAGGTTTTTTCAAGGTCCAAGGTAATTGCAGAAACTCCGACTGCTCCTGAATTAAGAAATGTGGTCATTCCGATGTTATCCAACATGAGACTTATTAAAGTCATGTTGATGGATGCCGCAACAAATAAGCCTGTTTACGGGGTAGAATGGCGGAGCGTGGTCTATAACAACAGGCTGCTGATCAACATCGCGAACTATACGGATACAGCTAAGGATGTTTATATTACGATTAACGGTATACGGATTTCAAAATGGACAGATAAAATAAACGATGTCGACTCGGGAGGAAAAACTTTAAAATTGCAGCCGAAAACACCGCACTTACTTTCTGTACCATCGTTTTAA
- a CDS encoding ABC transporter substrate-binding protein, translating to MKKKWWSIPLVCLMVFALFLSGCNSDEGSTKETPEGDGLKGTLKVQILGDIKLDDATNPTTGKRSKGLHVIRDEFQKQHPEAKIEFINVPWDNYVPKTQAMISSGEADVYQMPGITDFASQGLLEPLEPFIEKDKFDLGVYIDNQMDGWKTMGPDDEELKTYGLPVFGDTRFIYFDKKLFDDWGVEYLSENPTLEEIAEKAKKMTGKNPKTGEENYGVYFMGNHSTLFTLLNAVEGQNATWGSGFKFKDMKFQFNSPEMEKGLNWLLDLKQYAPKGLVSAQGSEKWLTKDNNIAIMLNQGPDGKLDFAEKLDGRLGIVDEFKNSEGVGGMFAGSPFAIAKNSKNKELAWEFLKFTSSDFYQKFMWEEHGVLPVVKSSLEWDSVKNSPLTTAAIKTLATPIAPRYPWASSQPRFILQSKIEGALTGELTAKEALEQAQTESEDWLETKK from the coding sequence ATGAAGAAAAAATGGTGGTCCATTCCACTAGTCTGTCTGATGGTATTTGCGTTGTTTTTATCCGGCTGTAATTCAGATGAGGGCTCTACTAAAGAGACACCAGAAGGAGATGGTCTGAAAGGAACTTTGAAGGTGCAAATTTTAGGTGATATTAAACTGGATGATGCCACGAATCCGACAACCGGTAAAAGATCAAAAGGTCTGCATGTGATTAGAGATGAGTTTCAGAAGCAGCATCCGGAAGCTAAAATTGAATTTATAAATGTTCCATGGGATAACTACGTGCCAAAAACACAAGCGATGATTAGTTCAGGAGAAGCTGATGTTTATCAAATGCCAGGTATTACTGACTTTGCTTCCCAAGGACTTTTGGAACCGCTGGAGCCTTTCATAGAAAAGGATAAATTCGATTTAGGCGTTTATATTGATAATCAGATGGATGGCTGGAAAACGATGGGGCCAGACGATGAAGAGCTTAAAACTTACGGCTTGCCAGTATTCGGAGATACACGATTTATTTATTTTGATAAAAAGCTCTTTGATGATTGGGGAGTCGAATATTTATCAGAAAATCCGACTTTGGAAGAAATAGCGGAAAAAGCGAAGAAAATGACAGGGAAAAACCCGAAAACAGGGGAAGAAAACTATGGGGTCTATTTCATGGGCAACCATTCCACACTTTTCACTTTGTTAAATGCGGTAGAAGGACAAAATGCAACGTGGGGATCAGGCTTCAAATTTAAAGATATGAAATTCCAGTTTAATTCTCCAGAAATGGAAAAAGGCTTAAATTGGCTTTTGGACCTGAAACAATATGCGCCGAAAGGTCTTGTAAGCGCCCAAGGTTCTGAAAAATGGCTGACGAAGGATAATAACATTGCGATTATGCTGAATCAGGGGCCAGATGGAAAGCTGGACTTTGCGGAAAAATTAGACGGACGGCTTGGAATCGTCGATGAATTCAAGAATAGTGAAGGTGTTGGCGGAATGTTTGCCGGAAGCCCTTTTGCAATTGCGAAAAACAGCAAAAACAAGGAGCTTGCCTGGGAGTTTCTCAAATTCACATCATCCGATTTTTACCAAAAGTTTATGTGGGAAGAACACGGAGTCCTTCCTGTAGTGAAATCGTCGCTTGAATGGGACAGCGTAAAAAATAGTCCATTAACGACAGCAGCAATCAAAACATTGGCTACTCCAATTGCTCCGCGATATCCTTGGGCTTCTTCGCAGCCGCGTTTTATTCTCCAATCAAAGATTGAAGGAGCATTGACTGGAGAATTGACGGCAAAAGAGGCATTAGAACAGGCGCAAACAGAAAGTGAAGATTGGCTTGAAACGAAAAAATAA
- a CDS encoding sugar phosphate isomerase/epimerase family protein: MKLAFTTLGCPEWTLEEMISNALENGYQGIDFRGYLGEFDIYKLPEFSTEREETRRKFHESNLEIPCFSSSITLFTESDAELKQHLYELINYIRLCHYFDTPYIRVFGGHIKGATRSAAIQTVARNIEAMLDVLKNHGVTLLLETHDDWTKCGDVKELFKHVDSSKLQVVWDVHHPFRLFGEQAQKTWEILGERIKYTHWKDSYVKKETDRGYQLCLLGEGDVPLENIFSLLKEKGYDGYYTLEWEKKWCPEIEEPEIAFKQFAEFMRSIAEQYTNA, from the coding sequence ATGAAATTAGCTTTTACAACGTTGGGATGTCCGGAATGGACGTTAGAAGAAATGATATCAAACGCTTTGGAAAACGGCTATCAAGGGATAGACTTTCGTGGATACTTAGGAGAATTTGATATTTATAAACTTCCTGAATTTTCAACAGAAAGAGAGGAAACCAGACGGAAATTTCACGAATCGAACTTAGAAATTCCTTGTTTTTCAAGCTCAATTACATTGTTTACTGAATCGGATGCTGAGCTGAAGCAGCACCTTTATGAGCTTATCAACTATATCAGGCTGTGCCATTATTTTGATACTCCTTATATTCGGGTATTTGGCGGACATATAAAGGGGGCGACCCGCTCAGCAGCTATTCAGACAGTTGCCAGAAACATAGAAGCTATGCTTGATGTCCTTAAAAACCATGGAGTGACCCTGCTTCTTGAAACGCATGACGATTGGACCAAGTGCGGCGATGTGAAAGAGCTGTTTAAACATGTCGATTCTAGCAAACTTCAAGTTGTATGGGATGTTCACCACCCTTTTCGGCTGTTTGGCGAACAGGCTCAAAAGACGTGGGAGATCCTTGGAGAGCGGATAAAATACACGCATTGGAAAGACTCCTATGTGAAAAAAGAGACTGATCGGGGATACCAGCTTTGCCTGCTGGGCGAAGGAGATGTTCCTCTCGAGAACATATTTTCTTTACTAAAAGAAAAAGGTTATGACGGCTACTATACATTGGAATGGGAAAAAAAGTGGTGCCCGGAAATTGAGGAGCCGGAAATCGCTTTTAAACAGTTTGCGGAATTTATGAGATCAATTGCAGAACAATACACAAATGCTTAA
- the yidC gene encoding membrane protein insertase YidC, translating into MKRMINKLSFIFTFAFTILAVNTAQASTGAASGGTDDGFIHHYFVSPFSALLKGVAELFHGDFGLSIICVTIIIRLLLLPLFVNQYKKQQIFQQKLAVIKPELDAIQSKLKKTKDPVKQREIQQEMFAVYRENKLNPLAMGCLPMLIQIPIIFGFYSAIRTTPEIASHEFLWFNLGNSDVTLSLLVGVMYIIQFQVSQKLNVQPNPTNQGMMQQAKLMAFLFPVITTVFSLSAPSALPLYWFTSALFMTGQTIMIKILYGTKSKTEAESV; encoded by the coding sequence TTGAAACGAATGATAAATAAATTAAGCTTTATATTCACCTTTGCTTTTACAATTCTTGCTGTCAACACTGCCCAAGCGAGTACAGGAGCTGCTTCTGGCGGAACTGATGACGGGTTTATCCATCATTATTTTGTCTCGCCTTTTTCTGCATTGCTTAAAGGTGTGGCAGAGTTATTTCACGGGGATTTTGGACTTTCCATTATTTGCGTTACGATAATTATCCGATTGCTGCTTTTGCCGCTATTCGTCAACCAATATAAAAAACAGCAAATCTTTCAGCAAAAGCTTGCGGTCATAAAACCAGAGCTGGATGCGATTCAAAGCAAACTGAAAAAGACGAAAGATCCTGTAAAACAAAGAGAAATTCAGCAGGAAATGTTTGCTGTTTATCGAGAAAATAAATTAAACCCGCTTGCCATGGGATGCTTGCCGATGCTCATTCAAATTCCAATCATCTTTGGATTCTATTCGGCGATTCGTACTACACCTGAAATTGCATCACACGAATTCTTATGGTTTAATTTAGGGAATTCCGATGTCACCCTATCACTTTTGGTTGGAGTGATGTACATCATTCAGTTTCAGGTTTCCCAAAAACTCAATGTGCAGCCAAACCCAACAAATCAAGGAATGATGCAGCAGGCCAAACTAATGGCCTTTCTCTTTCCAGTGATTACAACAGTATTTTCGTTAAGTGCGCCGTCGGCCTTGCCGCTCTATTGGTTCACCAGTGCCTTGTTTATGACAGGACAAACGATAATGATAAAAATCCTTTACGGGACCAAAAGTAAAACGGAAGCAGAATCTGTTTGA
- a CDS encoding glycosyl hydrolase, producing the protein MKIRTTFRLLIIFFLVLLSQMSGLKAMGEEEPLPDLEIQQKKLGNIFLKNESSAFTVRTGGDKVTWTVVDFWGNNVASGTKEVKDGKAELTLWLNKLGYFTLKLAATKNGELLTQKETPFARLTPFDVTAFSDSQFGMSTHFSSTLRPAWNPVLMPLLQKAGAKNFRDEMYWDRVETQKGVYSFMDRYTNYMNEANAHQLNPLMIFSYTNPFYDNGYTPYTDEGRQGFANYGRSILEQYGEQIKRVEVYNEFNNPAFGDIGSGPADSRADYYFKLLKKTQETVKEIRPDVTVVGGASSAIHMGWLEDLFEVGGLDYMDVLSVHPYRLTQNPEGMSAELKALNELVKRYNGGETKPIWITEMGYTTGGTKAVDEKTQAAYLVRMYVLSLAEGVEKIYWYDFMDDGLDKAKIEDNFGIIRHGDDALGAYTPKPAYVAYSAMTRQLTDAVFEKKEEIAAGVHSYKFKKGYSAVRALWSETPQDVTIRTDCSLTVTDIMGQSKTVYPKNGRVYLALTGNAVYVKGNIYKIESGRR; encoded by the coding sequence ATGAAGATCAGAACAACGTTTCGTCTCCTAATCATTTTTTTTCTTGTATTGCTTTCGCAGATGAGCGGGCTAAAAGCAATGGGTGAGGAGGAGCCACTGCCGGATCTGGAAATTCAGCAGAAGAAGCTTGGTAATATTTTTCTTAAAAATGAATCATCTGCTTTTACCGTTAGGACCGGCGGGGACAAAGTGACATGGACTGTAGTCGATTTTTGGGGGAACAACGTGGCATCAGGAACGAAAGAGGTAAAAGACGGTAAGGCGGAGCTGACATTATGGCTGAATAAGCTCGGGTATTTTACTTTAAAGCTTGCAGCTACAAAAAATGGTGAGCTATTAACCCAAAAAGAAACGCCCTTTGCCAGGTTGACACCATTTGATGTAACTGCATTTTCCGATTCGCAGTTTGGCATGTCTACTCATTTCAGCTCAACGTTAAGACCCGCGTGGAATCCGGTCTTAATGCCGCTTCTGCAAAAAGCCGGAGCAAAAAATTTCCGTGATGAAATGTACTGGGATCGAGTGGAGACACAAAAAGGGGTATACAGCTTTATGGACCGTTATACCAATTACATGAATGAAGCGAATGCCCATCAACTGAATCCATTAATGATCTTCAGTTACACGAATCCATTTTACGATAATGGATATACTCCTTATACCGATGAGGGGAGACAGGGATTTGCAAATTATGGGCGATCGATCTTGGAACAGTACGGAGAACAAATCAAACGGGTGGAAGTCTATAACGAATTTAACAATCCGGCATTTGGCGATATAGGAAGCGGGCCGGCAGACTCAAGAGCCGATTATTACTTCAAACTGTTGAAGAAAACCCAAGAAACTGTAAAAGAAATACGTCCGGATGTGACAGTTGTCGGAGGAGCAAGCTCTGCCATCCATATGGGGTGGCTGGAGGATTTATTTGAAGTTGGCGGTTTGGACTATATGGATGTCCTATCTGTTCACCCGTACCGGCTTACTCAAAATCCGGAAGGAATGTCCGCCGAATTGAAGGCTCTGAATGAGTTAGTCAAGCGGTATAATGGCGGAGAAACAAAACCAATCTGGATTACGGAAATGGGGTATACGACCGGCGGAACGAAAGCAGTTGATGAAAAAACACAAGCCGCTTATTTGGTCAGAATGTATGTATTGTCCCTCGCTGAAGGTGTTGAAAAAATTTACTGGTATGACTTTATGGATGACGGGTTAGATAAAGCAAAAATTGAAGATAACTTCGGCATCATTCGTCATGGAGATGATGCTCTAGGGGCTTATACTCCAAAACCTGCTTACGTGGCATATTCCGCTATGACCCGTCAGCTGACTGATGCTGTCTTTGAAAAGAAAGAAGAAATCGCTGCAGGGGTCCACAGCTACAAGTTTAAGAAGGGTTATAGTGCAGTCAGAGCATTATGGTCTGAAACTCCTCAAGACGTGACTATCCGGACGGATTGCTCTCTTACGGTCACGGATATTATGGGTCAGTCAAAAACAGTATATCCTAAAAATGGAAGGGTATACTTGGCATTGACGGGGAACGCTGTTTACGTAAAAGGGAATATCTACAAAATTGAGTCTGGCCGTAGATAA
- a CDS encoding DNA polymerase IV, with translation MSQTQRNGRIIFHIDMNSFYASVEVAYDPSLKGKPLAIAGNAKDRKGIVVTSSYEARKYGVKAPMPLWEAKKLCPSLIVRSPNFERYRSSSKEMFSLLREYTDLVEPVSIDEGYMDLTNTRFHEYAMITAKEIQQRLLDELLLPSSIGIAPNKFLAKMASNMKKPLGITVLRKRELKTLLWPMPIHNMHGIGEKTAEKLLKLNITTIGDLALTEEFQLKQALGVNGTRLKNRALGTDTREVNPDSINEFKSIGNSSTLPHDSSDKDEINNLLQKLSASVSRRLKRKEVVASKLSIMIRYADWKTVTRHKRLNNPTDLETELVQEASALFYKHWNGEPIRLAGITGMDLIERDKAFKQLDLFTFTDDAKKEPIYKLVSKINEKYGTDAIKKGLKGKSKESNSGGTSFNKDFLSNNNEDE, from the coding sequence ATGAGCCAGACGCAGCGTAACGGTAGAATCATATTTCATATTGATATGAATAGCTTTTACGCTTCAGTAGAGGTTGCCTATGATCCTTCCCTAAAAGGAAAGCCGCTTGCAATTGCCGGGAATGCAAAAGATCGCAAAGGAATAGTAGTTACGAGCAGCTATGAAGCACGTAAATACGGGGTGAAAGCGCCTATGCCTTTGTGGGAAGCGAAGAAGCTATGTCCTTCCTTAATTGTAAGATCACCTAATTTTGAACGGTACCGCTCATCTTCAAAAGAAATGTTCAGTCTGCTTCGAGAGTATACAGATTTGGTAGAGCCTGTTTCCATTGACGAAGGATATATGGATTTAACCAATACCCGTTTTCACGAATATGCTATGATAACTGCAAAAGAAATACAACAAAGACTTCTCGATGAGCTGCTGCTCCCTTCAAGCATCGGGATCGCACCAAATAAGTTTCTTGCGAAAATGGCATCGAACATGAAAAAGCCGTTAGGGATTACCGTTTTACGAAAAAGGGAGTTGAAGACTCTGCTGTGGCCAATGCCTATTCATAACATGCACGGAATTGGAGAAAAGACGGCGGAGAAGCTTTTGAAATTAAATATTACAACAATCGGTGATCTCGCTCTTACAGAGGAATTTCAATTAAAACAAGCATTAGGGGTTAATGGTACCAGGCTGAAAAATAGAGCGCTTGGCACCGACACAAGAGAAGTCAATCCTGACAGCATAAACGAATTCAAAAGCATCGGAAATTCATCGACTTTACCGCACGACAGCTCGGATAAAGATGAAATAAACAACTTGTTACAGAAGCTGTCTGCCTCTGTCAGCAGACGGCTAAAAAGAAAAGAGGTTGTAGCAAGCAAATTATCAATTATGATCCGTTATGCGGATTGGAAGACAGTAACGAGACATAAACGGTTAAATAATCCGACAGATCTAGAAACAGAACTTGTTCAAGAGGCCTCTGCGTTATTTTATAAGCATTGGAATGGCGAGCCGATTCGATTGGCAGGAATCACTGGAATGGACTTAATCGAAAGAGATAAAGCATTTAAACAGCTCGATTTATTCACTTTTACAGACGATGCAAAAAAAGAGCCAATATATAAACTTGTCAGTAAAATAAATGAAAAATACGGTACGGACGCCATAAAAAAAGGATTGAAGGGTAAGTCAAAAGAGAGCAATTCAGGCGGCACAAGTTTTAATAAAGATTTTCTTTCGAATAATAATGAAGATGAATAG